The genome window GCCTAGTTAGGGTCGAGGGGAACGACGATGAGATGAAGCAGGTGGCGGCGAGAAACGCCCTCGCGCTCTCTGCGGGGCACACTTTCTTCATAGCCCTGAAGGACGCATATCCCATCAACGTCCTGCGGGCGCTCAGGGAGGTCCCGGAGGTGTGCACGATCTTCTGTGCCACCGCAAACCCTGTGGACGTAATTATCGGCGAGAACGAGCGGGGCCGGGGAATTCTCGGGGTCATAGACGGGGAGAGGAGCAGGGGGCTCGAGGGCGAGGCGGACGTCAGGGAGCGGAGGGAGTTCCTGAGAAGAATTGGGTATAAGAGATGAGGTAAGAGATGAAGTCCAGGCCGCGGCTCCGG of Thermoplasmata archaeon contains these proteins:
- a CDS encoding adenosine-specific kinase: MELKSVRIEKPEGLNIIIGQSHFIKTAEDIYEAVVNTVPQARFGVAFCEASSKCLVRVEGNDDEMKQVAARNALALSAGHTFFIALKDAYPINVLRALREVPEVCTIFCATANPVDVIIGENERGRGILGVIDGERSRGLEGEADVRERREFLRRIGYKR